In Takifugu flavidus isolate HTHZ2018 chromosome 13, ASM371156v2, whole genome shotgun sequence, the following are encoded in one genomic region:
- the nrn1la gene encoding neuritin 1-like a isoform X2 — protein MERKPSINHQTSVLGRDSVAAARRCHSIYKGFAQCLMALGDSLTDNARRDEDTNEIHSICRSWDQFHSCANVAMAGCPQEAAVVWESLRQESRKMQFSGNLYDMCSNRQELPAGSPSAGVTPSQNRINQESLRGHAPPLDGLQFLLIKFPLLLLVWMIVNVEDERD, from the exons tGCTGGGCCGAGactctgtagctgcagcccGAAGGTGTCACTCCATCTACAAAGGTTTTGCTCAGTGTCTCATGGCTCTGGGAGACAGTCTGACAGACAATGCCCGCAGGGACGAGGACACAAACGAGATACACTCCATCTGTAG GTCGTGGGATCAGTTCCACAGCTGTGCCAACGTGGCCATGGCCGGCTGTCCACAGGAGGCCGCGGTGGTCTGGGAGTCTCTCCGCCAGGAATCCAGGAAGATGCAGTTCTCCGGAAACCTCTACGACATGTGCTCCAACCGCCAGGAGCTGCCAGCAGGGTCCCCATCAGCAGGCGTCACGCCCAGTCAGAACCGGATCAACCAGGAGTCCTTAAGGGGCCACGCTCCACCTCTGGACGGGCTCCAGTTTCTCCTGATCAAATTTCCTCTTCTCCTACTGGTGTGGATGATTGTGAATGTGGAGGATGAGCGTGACTAG